Below is a genomic region from Paraburkholderia phenazinium.
GCGTCACACCACAATGCGACGCCGCTTCCACCTGCGTCCATCCGCTCGATTTAACAAGCTCGGCGATCTGCTGCATCAGTTCGGCGCGAGTACGCAAATTGGCAGCCTGCTCCGGCGTATCAGCTAGTGCGTCCCAGACGCTGGCGTAGGTTTCGGTTCGAGTCATTTCACACCCCTCATCAGTTCGTTATATCTCGCCTTGGCAACGTCTACATCACGTTGCGATGTGGCCTGAGTTTTCTTCTGGAAGGCATGCAATACATACACCGCTTCGGCCACGCGAGCGGTGTAAACAACACGGTAAGTGCCGGACTCATCCCAGACACGAAGTTCCTCTACGCCCCTGCCAATCGAAGGCATGGGCTTAAAGTCGTCCGGCTGGTGACCTCGTTGCACTTTGTCTAACTGATAACCCACGTCCTGCCTGGCGTCTTCCGGGAACTCGCGCAAGCACTTCAGCGAGTCTCCAAGAAATCGCACTGGCTTCATGAACGAGATTATATCCAAATGGATATAATTCGCAAGAGGTCATCCGCGCTAGCTCGCCCTTCCCTCACCGATACCCATTAATCCGATCCCG
It encodes:
- a CDS encoding helix-turn-helix domain-containing protein, whose translation is MTRTETYASVWDALADTPEQAANLRTRAELMQQIAELVKSSGWTQVEAASHCGVTQPRINDLLRGRVSRFSLDALVNIATALGRRVHVELEAA
- a CDS encoding type II toxin-antitoxin system RelE/ParE family toxin, with translation MKPVRFLGDSLKCLREFPEDARQDVGYQLDKVQRGHQPDDFKPMPSIGRGVEELRVWDESGTYRVVYTARVAEAVYVLHAFQKKTQATSQRDVDVAKARYNELMRGVK